One Cuculus canorus isolate bCucCan1 chromosome 1, bCucCan1.pri, whole genome shotgun sequence DNA segment encodes these proteins:
- the CDX2 gene encoding homeobox protein CDX-2 yields MYVSYLLEKDGPMYPGPVRHSGGLNLAAQNFVGAPQYGDYGGYHVNLDSAQSPGPAWPAPYAAPLRDEWGAYGQGAPPPAAAVHGLNGGSPAAAMAYSSAEYHHHHPHAHHHAGPAPHCSAGVMQPLGAPANAAPEPLSPAGQRRGLCEWMRKPTQTPLSSQVKTRTKDKYRVVYTDHQRLELEKEFHYSRYITIRRKAELASNLGLSERQVKIWFQNRRAKERKINKKKLQQAQPGGAEPLSPGASLQGPAGGAAAAGLVPTAPQ; encoded by the exons TACGTGAGCTACCTCCTGGAGAAGGACGGGCCCATGTACCCCGGCCCGGTGCGACACTCCGGGGGGCTCAACCTGGCGGCTCAGAACTTCGTGGGCGCCCCGCAGTACGGGGACTACGGCGGGTACCACGTCAACCTCGACAGCGCGCAGTCCCCCGGCCCCGCTTGGCCCGCGCCCTACGCCGCCCCGCTCCGCGACGAATGGGGTGCCTACGGACAGGgcgccccgccgcccgccgccgccgtcCATGGCCTCAACGGAGGCTCCCCGGCCGCCGCCATGGCTTACAGCTCCGCCGAgtaccaccaccaccacccgcACGCCCACCACCACGCCGGCCCCGCGCCCCACTGCTCCGCTGGGGTCATGCAGCCGCTCGGCGCCCCCGCCAACGCCGCCCCCGAGCCGCTCTCCCCCGCCGGGCAGCGACGCGGCCTCTGCGAGTGGATGAGGAAACCGACGCAGACCCCGCTCAGCAGCCAGG TTAAAACCAGGACGAAAGACAAGTACCGCGTCGTGTACACCGACCACCAGCggctggagctggagaaggagttTCACTACAGCCGCTACATCACCATCAGGAGGAAAGCGGAGCTGGCCTCCAACCTGGGGCTGTCGGAGAGGCAG GTGAAAATCTGGTTCCAGAACAGGCGGGCGAAGGAAAGGAAGATCAAcaagaagaagctgcagcaggCGCAGCCGGGCGGCGCGGAGCCGCTCAGCCCCGGCGCCTCGCTGCAGGGTCCCGCGGGGGGGGCGGCCGCCGCCGGGCTTGTCCCCACCGCCCCGCAGTGA